Below is a genomic region from Biomphalaria glabrata chromosome 3, xgBioGlab47.1, whole genome shotgun sequence.
ggttttccgagctgcctttaggcactcagtaaacgcaagttgcaaagttaatacaccagcATTTGGGTTTGACAcataatttgatcggtaaggatactccttcttattacaaatactcaccacaaaaggttctcgagtctactgatcatctactgtactgggatagaggcctattttgaccgacAAAGCGgaagattttaatcgccctgatttgctgctcatcgataaaaaaagaaaaggccgctaccattattgacatcgccgtaccactaacTCATAAGTTAAGAAAACCTGAGcaggaaaaacaacgaaaatatgggaaccttggcttggagattaagcgtcaatggaagttatctaaaacaacaatataccccattgttatatcaactgaggggataataacaactgacctcacagacaccttcaaggcccttaacattcataggaacattctcgttgcctgtcagagggcggtactgctgcagacctgccacatcaccagaaaattcctcagtggaaactgataaagggactaagATGAATTTTgattccctttaacgaaactctgtctgtctgtctgagattaatggagagtgagttccaaacctttggtccgtgcactgaaaaagcccgcagatcgtagcttttgagggagaaacgttgagtccattgagcgcagggctctctggtggacatatggagtaatcagttcgctaaggtacaaggccatctcattgttatatatacactgatgacaaagtgtggcgaccttgtaatcgattctcgctttcacgggccaatggagcgtgcgcaagagcgtagtagcagaatcttggtgacaggtttgtggggacttttttacaacgccgcccgtgcaatgagtggactctcgtctacccgtgggcatccccacaggagtcttgtgttgctacccatttagcctagccacttcctctaatggccgtttccacgctggcgccacgatgaggcagggcaacgtgcccgcGCCCTTGCAGacctgacttatgtgtgggtcgaaagatagtgttgagtcgaagaaaactccaagattccgcactacatggacaaaaggaacatggcagttcgtgataaaaagagaatctgtgctttcaacttttgagacgttgttccgagtgcctatcttaattatttctgtcttatcttcgttcatcttgagcttattttcaaccatccaatcgctcacctttgcaacggtactactgattttctctgccagatgcgacacctctgtaagtctactctattttactaaaattCTCCTCTCAGGTTAGAGTGTAAGTAGACTTATCGACTGATATCAGAAATAATGAGCTAGTTCCTTGTCAAATCCTTCGTTACGTGTGCGAAATGAAATCATTACAGCATAATTACAAGATGATTGATAAATTAAGTCATTACAATTCCAAAAACTATTATTACGTTCACCTATAATGACGTCATACCATATTATCGTCAGAACCATGATTGGTCAATTATCACAAGCCACTATTATGTCATAATGAGACCACACTGTAACTGTAATCAGTAACTCAAACATATACACCAAAGCAAttgtaaaacatattttaaaacacattacCCATTTAAAACCCAAAGCAGATAATTATATACATAATTAAGATATTTCTAAAATTACCATTTAGTCGCACGTTAAACGTAAAGCCTATTgcactttatttaattttgttctataacattacttcCCCTTTTCTTTGGTTCAACGCGTCTATAGATACTTCGTTTATTTTAACTCTGGTCACTAGAGAGCTTTGGCTTTACATTTGAATTAATTTGACAAAGAGTTCAGTATTGACGTTAATTCTTTCGATAGAGATGTCGTCTGCAAATGCCAATAAAAGCACGTCATATTCAGACATTAGCTTTCATAACGTCACAGTCAACTTAAGTCTTACAAGTCTGGTGAGGCCCGAGGCGAAAGACTTCATTTTGACTTTGATTAATGACGGGATAGAGTCTCAACAAGATGTCTACCTCAGATGTCTGCTACTTCCGGTGCTGGGGCTGTGTGGGTTGGTCGGTAACGCCCTGAACATGGTCATCCTATCCCACCACGGCTTTGCGGAGACAACCAACATCATTCTTGTGTCCTTATCCGCTTCCGATTTCTTCTTTTCCTTGTCACAAATTTTTCGTCGGGCCCGTTGCGCCATCCAGCTCTTCGACGTGGCCGCGGGCGTCACCGCTGAGACCCTGATGCAGGTGTACGTCATCCCTTTCAACACCCTCATGCTAGTGGTCAGTATTTGTCACGTGGTCTTCATTTCCATCGAGAGGCTGTTTGCCGTCTGCTTTCCTTTCCATGTCTCAAGAATATACCGGAAGAGGCGCGTCAAAATGGCGGTGCTGTTTCTGTATGCgtacccaactgtaatgggatTTCCCAATTTGTTTCGGCTGACCTTCGACTGGGTGCACGAGCCGAAGTACAACGCTACAGTGGCGAAGGCCAAGTTCACACAATTCCTGACGGACCATTTCGATACCATCATCATGTACGGCACAGTCGTCTTCAACAACATGTTCACCACGCTCAGCCTCGCTTTCATTTTCGCGTGCTCGGTGGCCGTCATTGTTCGACTCTTCACCAATCGGATTCGACACTCCGACCTTAACCTGGCCTTGACCTCAAAGCCCAAAGAGCTGCGGGTTATGAAGACCCTGCTTACCGTCTGCTTTGTGTGTCTGGTGGTCTGCGTGCCATCCACGGTGCTGGACATGTACATACTCTACTGCAATTCTATCCTGGACACCAGCGCGATGTATCACATTGGTCAGTCTGTAAACGACATCTTGTATCAGGTCAACGCTTCGGTCAATTTCTTTATCTACGTAAGCATGAGCTCGAAGTTTGCTAAAACGTATAAAGTATTGTTctgtaaaagaaaagaaactaagCCAACTTTTTAAACACAACGGTTCGAAACACAGTAACCTGATCTTTGTTGACATTTCGAATTTTAAGATCCGGTTAAACTTTTTAATCCATAAAATACAGACCTACTAGCAGGCGCAGAAGAGGGAAAGAATTAACTTAAATAGACGGCCAGCGGATAACGTCTTTGTCTGCAGGAGACGCGGGAAAACATGCTGGTCGAAACTGGGTCTGCAAgttcatgtgaaacactgcacgcatcattaatcttcgaaatcgacgACATCGCCATTAGTATTAAAAGATTCAAAAGCGATTACGTTTTACAGAGctaacaatggaaaaaaaaattgtattgcttTTAAACCACAGTCTTCTACACACCTAAAGCGCTTgttattttatagttatctgCCATTTATAAAcatccatagacatatataaatatagactggaaaaaggaaatgacttcatgtaacttgaaaacatgtatatctattgttgtcggatttccgaattctgaaaagttgcacgatcttcagtcttagagattaaacaaaactacactgctgtataataaagtacacaaaattgcaagtcacaaattttcgtttcataaaactcttttatcggccagtctatatttatgtatgtctatgtAAACATCTGAATGAAACGCAACTTAGGGTTTCTGAGACAAAAATGTCAAAGCTTgtgaatattttcagaaaaaaacaacaatcccaAACATCAACCAAATAAATGTTATATAGTTTGACTGTGTGTTTTGTGAGACACATTTATTAGATCAGTGTCTCCTGCAGGTGTCTGTTAGTTATTCATACATTTAATAGTTGTTtaccctaaaaaaaacaacagaacatGCCCTTAAAAGATGTTTATTGCTAATGTGTCTAGTGTATAGAAGGCTCAACATCAGATTTGTTCTTGCTAGCATATGAGATTTATGATTTGATTTCAATATTCCGTATGTTTCATCAGGAATGAAGATTAGTATTTGCTAGCCTAGACACTAGATAAATCAGGCAAGTCGATCTTTGGCTAGGTTACCATgacaacatatttaaaaaaaaatacattgactTAAAGTTTGTAGGcacattatttattaaataaatgaacaaGGCTTTCATTTTATGTACATACAAAGACACATGCAGAACTGAAAAGGTTAAAGTTATTACAGAAGCAAGGCCATCTGACTTACATCCTTGTTAGCAGTTAGCAAGTCAAACATATGAATAATGTACAATTACTTTAACATGTAATTTATAGGAAACGATCATCTCTATATTGTtcccaaaatatcaaaatctatCACGTGACCGCTTTTGGAGGAAGTGACGACTTGGTTGTTAAGGTAAACAAGAGTATGGCGCTGAACAAGACAcaaataatcaattaatttgtagAGAGTAagccttgttttgttttaaaggatCAGTTAACAACACCAACTTCCGGTTATAATCAGAGTGGTAAACTTGTGTgtcaaaacaaatagtaattccACATTGCCATATCCTTTACAACTTTACATccttataatattatttaataaaatttacaattaaagtttaaaaaaaaaaagacaaagtaaagagaATATATGAATTACATGTGGTTGTAAGTGTTTGGAGATGAGGGCgctatatttacattttacaagTTACAAGGTAAGCTTTACCGTACCGGAGTGggtatatatgttatgttatttttttttttgtctttaaatatACGAGATTCGTTATGAAAAAATGGTGTACAGATATTGACAAAAGTGTTGTTCAATACTGTTTGATatcgtattttttaaaaattatcataaaACCTCTTTCTTTCACAATAACTGACACCTTTTAAATTGTTTGAAACCATTCATCACCCTCTGAAATGTTTTGATTACTTCCCTTACGATGAGGATAATTAGTAAGAAACTAAGAAACGCCTTTACAacatataaagatatagatgAAAACATTGATTGAATAATTCTctgcattgaaataaaaaaacaaaacaatggatTCTTGAAAGCAATGATGCCAAAACTTTTTGTCTTAAGGGCCGATTCAGATTTCCGGAATTTGAATAACGAGCCGTATATGACACTCGGGTCGTAGGATGGGAATCAGGGTTTGACAGCATTTACCAGGAGCCTGGAGTGAGTTAGCTCATTAGACTGGCGTGTCTCAGTTGGCCGATGTTTCTAGTTTTAGGAATCCCCCGCACCCCCAAAGAACTGGAAAAATCAAGTGTAGGCCTAATTTCTCCTTTCAAAGGCCAAGACTTTGTACCAAAGAGAAACAGCTGCTATACAAATCAACTATAACCAAGTCAGATTGTAGTTCctgtcaggggcggactgggtgtcaaagtCGGCTGCGGCATTATGTTAAGATCATGGCTACAAATGTGATGCCATATGTAAATGATCCATTCGTACCTGTATGAAATATCTTATGCCGTCATGCTTACGTCATTACGGCGCCTGGGGTACGAAAACGCATTTCTATACATTTTTCAAATTAgctttaatttgtttaatatgATAATAAGGCCTACACTAAAATTCATTCCGAGACCTTTAAACTTTTGTCACCATAAATGGAAtagtatcatttttaaaaaagttaggATCTACACagtagtaataaaaaaaagttaataccAATTACTTGCCTTGTATTTCTTTCATATAACAACGGCTTCGTAAAGTCGCTTCGTAAAGtacaaatgataataataataatattgaagaaatatacaataaaaatgtacaaaatatttgGGAATTATTCTTGTCTGAGAATGGAGCCTTAAAACAATTGATGCTATAAATTTAAGTAACATATTTCTTTCATGTTCTGTTGTCCGATGTTTACTGgtttaatacaaaacatttctttcaaAAGTGATATGCGATTTTCTAAAAATTGCAGAGCTaaagaggaggatcctagcgatggaattgagatgctacagaaacatcccaggtatcacatttaaagaccgcatcacaaacgaggAGGTTAGAAACTGGATTAGTACAGCAATGGAATCCCACGatcacctgctaactactgtcgaaaacgcaaactaaaactctatggttatatcacaaagaccttccttcaaggaacagtaccaggaaaaagaagaggcagacagagaaagtgatgggaagacaacatataagaatggacgggcctgccatttttagagattctatccaaggcaaaagacaaagagaaatggagaaagactgtcaacggatcttgtgtggtgccccaacggtccaacagactaagtgatAGGTAAATATGACTTTCACGTTACAATTTCAGTGCCTATATGTTTActaaatgttttgaaatgacCAATGAAAACTTGTTACAATTCCTGGCTTACAGTCTCTATAAATACTGGCCTATACAAACTGGCATATCGTCTGCTGATTACATCATCCGTTGTCTGCTTAGGCTTGACTGAcgcaatatataaataaacagcTTATGAAAGAAAACTAGAGAGTAAAATATCTGATCATGTTAGGCCGTCTATCTTTTgagtatacaaaaatgaaaaaaaaagtttttttatttaataaatgtacaagttatgactttttaaaacttattgaaCAAAATATGTCCATGTTTTCAGATAACAAAAGACGCATAGGATAGGCTATAGAAATAttcaattatttaatgtttctGTAGTGTGATATATACATTACAAATAATAGCTCAGATGCCAAATTCAAACCTAGAGTTCGACATCAGGGCTGTAATTAGACCTGAacaggccctaagctatttgagatatggggccatTTAGGGGCTACTCTAAGtccatattatatatatatatatatatatatatatatatatatatatatatatatatatatatatatatatatatatatatatatgctaaatATATCTGGAGATCCCTGTAGCtgatgttgcctataggtaactGCGGCCCTGAACGACATCATCTGCAACAAATGCTTCCAGTGTTGTAAATCTATCTCACAGTTTGGTCCACATAGCCAAGAAGAATTCTACTTCCTTAgcctgtggctgagcggtaaagcgatcGGCTTTTGAACCAAGAGTCCCGTGTTCTaatcctgggattttaaatttcgggatctttgggcgcctctaagtctaccctactctaatgggtacctgatattagttggggaaaagtaaaggcggttggtcgttgtgatagTTACATGACACtatcgttaaccgttggccactgaaacagatgacctttacatcatctgccccatagacctcaaggtctgaaagggggactttactACTAACCTCCTACtaattctttaatatttttagttgtttatatttttaaaattaaatttacatcGATCCTGAACAGTAAattaccttgttttttttatgttttatcaaCCCCAAATTTCTTTTACTAGCTAAAATGTTATATTGAGAAATCAAAGAAGTTTCATccagaaaataacaaaacaaatcaaaacaaaaaaaaacttcatcagtatgttattgtttttaaagcgTATGGTACTGTACATAGATTAAAATAATGTACACATATAGAGACAAGAATTAGTTtgtaatattacaaaaaaaggaAACGCTGCATTGTTatgtttcattataaaatttagGAAAGAGAATTATTAAGTCTACCATAAGTTGAATGATGTTTTATATGGTGAGCAGACTTGATAGCTGTTCTTAAACTTCACCATTGAACCACAGTGTTAATCAGCCTTAGTAGATGCGGCAGCAATGTCTAGGTTACAATTCTTTGAGGCGTTTGAAAATGCATATTACTCTCCTAAGGAGTGAGATTACTGTCTGTAGATATGCCAGGGTACATTTTCTCAGACTCATCATTGCATCCTCGTGGAAACGTCTGCAAGAGGAAACAGAGAGGTCAACAGGGAACAGTACCCTCCAGTTGGTTGACCTCAGTACCAAGTACATTGCGCATGGTCAGAAAGGTAACAATAAATCAAGTGTTGGTTAAATGAACTGTTAGCATACAGAACAGATCATTGGTGAGGAGTGGTTTGTTTTTTCATTCCTTAACTCTGGGAAAATAATCCTTCTTTTTAAAGCAAGTTCTACTTTTTAATGGGCTTTGCAAAAGGTATGGCGATGAGTCTCAACGCAAAGCAATGATTGGTGTGTTCTGTTCTCAAAAAGAAATATGCTATTTCCAATTCTGAGGAAGGAGGCTGATCTGGGAATGGAAGTTGATACGAAATGAAGTGATTTAAAAATCAGCAACAGTTAGAGGAACATATTCAATTTTCATGGCTTTTGATCATGGCATCATAACACGAAGCCAAGTTTATCTGAAGCTCTCATATCTGAAGCCATAACTGTTTGAAGCTAAGtgtttttaaagtcttttgttacatttatttaaagcCATACACCAATTTATATTACTTGATCTACTCATCCAGTGGGCCCGACAACCCCAAacctaaagaacaaaaaaagctATGAAAAGCTGCATGCTTCGAAATGTACAATTTTTCTCATAGAAAATGTAATTATGCAAGAGAGAGAACTAGGACTCCAACAATATATGCCATCTACAGACTTGTTCCCCTTTACTTTCTCTCATATCCATCCAGTGGGAACTCTCTTCTTCACTACTGCTGTTCAGACCTGGGAAATAAATAGGAAACAAGCCATTACAACGTACCAAGCTTTTAAGTTAACTAAAGCCATTGTTTGTCTAGTTATTACCAACGGTTATTTGTGTGAAAAAtatgtgagctaaaaggtggtcgacgttacagaggtgccccacgaaaacgctttaaagaccagcttaggtgccaacttgccttagcagacatagaagagagcacctggttgcatccGCCCTCAGAACAAGATAGCTGGAGGTCATGAAGGTTTTATATaaaggccgcaggatacacatttgagacttatatatttgtaatacatttcatataaaatgaagttcccatttcagaccttgtggtctatagggcagatgatgtaaaggtcattcaTTTATATGTCCTACGgataacgagggtttcatgaccaactgcctttactttttcctaacTGTACtcagttaggtacccattagagatgggtggactcagaggcgtccaaagattccgaaattaaaaatcccagtctctgGACTTCTTGACCCGCTGAGTTCATAAGACTCAGTTTCACGTAAGTATCTGTAGACACAGTCAACGAATGTCTATAATGAGAgaaaccaagtgctttaccgctcagccaccgcaccttcAATACacatcatatttatttatttatataggtgCCTgatgcctgatctggaaaccactgagcAATCTAACCCAATCTAAGGTATATGACTCGTTATCTGAACCCTCCAGTTTGATCATGACAACGCAGAAGAATACTCTCGCGCCATGCATTTCACAAAACAAAAGTAACGTTCTAATTTCCAGTCTCTGTACCAAGCGGGATCAGACCAGAATTCATAAAGTAACAAAGTTATAACTCTAGAATACAAGACCCAAAAGTCGAACCTGGATCTGTAATTGGACAAACCAAAGTAAGCTCTTCTTCAACCTTTGCTAAACACAACCAGTCAAAAAGTAAGTACATTATGATTGGAGACTCTCTAGAAGCAGAAGTTTAGTGCTTGTTTGCTATCTTGAGACAGTGCATCACTAATCTTGAGAAAACCAACCAATCATTTCTTTCTTCACTTACCCAGAGAAAACCAACCAATCATTTCCTTCTTCTTCATACTCTTCTTGTTGTACACCGACACCATCAACGTCACTTCCGGTAATTGAAATAAGGCCACCTGAAGCATGAAGGTCTCTTTAAACAGAGGGTTTGGCTGACCTCTACGAATGGACGTCTTGCACCTCTGGACTTCTTGACCCGCTGAGTTCATCAGACTCAGTTTCACATAAGTATCTGTAGACACAGT
It encodes:
- the LOC106055448 gene encoding sex peptide receptor-related protein 2-like; this translates as MSSANANKSTSYSDISFHNVTVNLSLTSLVRPEAKDFILTLINDGIESQQDVYLRCLLLPVLGLCGLVGNALNMVILSHHGFAETTNIILVSLSASDFFFSLSQIFRRARCAIQLFDVAAGVTAETLMQVYVIPFNTLMLVVSICHVVFISIERLFAVCFPFHVSRIYRKRRVKMAVLFLYAYPTVMGFPNLFRLTFDWVHEPKYNATVAKAKFTQFLTDHFDTIIMYGTVVFNNMFTTLSLAFIFACSVAVIVRLFTNRIRHSDLNLALTSKPKELRVMKTLLTVCFVCLVVCVPSTVLDMYILYCNSILDTSAMYHIGQSVNDILYQVNASVNFFIYVSMSSKFAKTYKVLFCKRKETKPTF